The DNA window CATTGGTGCGGGTATGTTGGCTTTGCCACTGGCTTCCGCAGGTATCGGATTTTCCATCTCGTTGATGATCATGGTGTCATTGTGGGCGCTGATGGCTTTTACCGCTTTGCTAATGGTTGAAGTCCATCAAGAAGCGCAAAGTAACGCGACCTTGCATACCTTGGCAAAGCAAATTCTCGGCCCTAGGGGCAAATTGATTGCAAGCTTCTCGATGTTGTTTCTCTTCTATGCGCTTTGCGCTGCCTATATTGCAGGGGGCGGGGCACAATTTGCAACCCGAGTGACTCAGTGGTTTGGCGTGCAAGTTGATGGCGCGCTGGCGACTACGCTGTTTACACTATTGGTTGCAACCATAGTGACGATTGGCACCAGTACGGTAGATAAAGTCAACCGGGTGCTCTTCACGCTCAAAATTATTGCCATGGTAGCTGTGTTGTTTTTCCTAGCGCCGAATGTGAGTCAGGCTTATTTGCTGAGTATGCCGCTCGAACAGGGTTTGGTCGTTGCGTCGATTCCGGTCATTTTCACCTCGTTCGGTTTTCATGGCAGTATTCCGGCGATTGTCCGTTACCTCGATGGTGATACTGGCTCTCTGCGTAAAGCGGTTTTGTTTGGCTCTTTGATCCCATTAGTCATTTACATCTTCTGGCAGATTGTGACGCTTGGGGTAGTAAAGCAAGATGATTTACTTGCTAACTCTGCGCTTAGTGGC is part of the Vibrio cidicii genome and encodes:
- a CDS encoding aromatic amino acid transport family protein produces the protein MHSSKIFGSTLIIAGTTIGAGMLALPLASAGIGFSISLMIMVSLWALMAFTALLMVEVHQEAQSNATLHTLAKQILGPRGKLIASFSMLFLFYALCAAYIAGGGAQFATRVTQWFGVQVDGALATTLFTLLVATIVTIGTSTVDKVNRVLFTLKIIAMVAVLFFLAPNVSQAYLLSMPLEQGLVVASIPVIFTSFGFHGSIPAIVRYLDGDTGSLRKAVLFGSLIPLVIYIFWQIVTLGVVKQDDLLANSALSGLIAQLAITVHQSQLGTLVGVFADLALLTSFLGVSLGLFEFLGDTLKKQQGNSNRVIAAVVTFTPPLGFALFYPQGFITALGYAAIALTILAIFLPVAMVNKVRKQNPQRAYRVAGGQVSLLLTGGVGVLIVMAQLLISLGLLPSLG